The Megalobrama amblycephala isolate DHTTF-2021 linkage group LG18, ASM1881202v1, whole genome shotgun sequence genome segment GGCGGGCATAGAGAGCATCGCCTCATTCTTGTGGTTGGGAGGAATGCCATAGAGTGACGCCAAGTGTTTTTCGGTCATCCCAGCCATGGCCTCCAAGCCCATCTGGCTGACCTCAGCCTGCTGGTCACCCACACCTTCCTCCCTGACATAATGCAGCTCACGGGCACTGGTGATCACGCTGCTCCTGGTAGGGGTGCCGGGCCCGTCACGGTTCTTGTCGGACTCTCCGCTGCGTTCGCCGTTGCTGGAGCCGCTGGACTCCATGGCTTTAGAGCTCTCGTGCTCTCCACTCTCATCTACTTGCATCATCTCCGTCTTGATCTCTCCCATCATGGGGTGGGAGTTGCCATGCAGGGGCTGTTCGGCACCCACGCCAGGGTGCATGGTGCTCTGCAGGAGGGACTGGCCGATGCTCATTAGGCTGTCCACGGCTGCTTTGGTTGGGCTCATGGTGGAGAGGCCGAAGGAGGTGGAGACCGAGGGACTCTGATCCACCATTCCTGGCAGCGCCAGCGCTTGCTGGGCAGCCGACACGTAGCCGCTTTCCTCCACGGAATGCTTTTTCGAACCCACCTGGTTCCTGCCGTGCCGTCCCTTGCGTTCCTCGTCGTCTTCTGTGCCGCCATCATTCATGTTGACCTCTGTGTCATTTTCATCTGAGGACTGGATGGTCTCCAGGATCTTCAGGCATTGCTCCTCCAAATACTCTATTTCTAAAATCTCTGCTGCATACAGCAGGTCATCCAGATCCTCCACTTTAGCTTGGAGCGTGGCAGTGTAGGCATACTCCAGAATCTGCTGGAAGGTCTTTGGTGAGAGAAAGTCCAGAGTGTAATGTTGGCTGTTGCGGTGAAACAGGATCTCGAACATCTTACTGGTGCAGGCCAGCACGGTCCGGTGAGCGTGGAACTCCTGGCTGTCCACCATGATCACCACGTCACACAGCGTACCGGCCAGGCGCATTTGATTAGCCTTGTGCAGCAGGGCATTGGGGTGATTGGGGTTCTGGAGCTGGATCATACCCATTTTAGTCAAATCCATAACGTCTCTGAAATCCACACGGCCAACTCATGAGTCTTTCTTTCCACGTAGCAGTCTGTTCAGTTATCTTTGTAAACAAGATAAGGTCAATCTAGAAAGAGATGAAAGCGACTCACAGTTAAATGCAGCAAAGTCTCaatgtttgatttgatttgttgttgttgattttctttcttcctaAATTAACATCCATCATTCTAATTTCttccagaataaaaaaaaaaaaaaaatgttcacaaTGATATCAATATATTAGATTTCCAAAGAACTTTGTActgtataaaaacaaataaaaacaaatacattgtTTAAAAGCAATTAAAGTAACAGATTCCtaagaaacaaacacaaaatctGACCACAAATCTGTCAAATTgcgcaaaataaaacaaaacgaCAAGTGGCCCACATGAGAAACGTGTAAACTTGGCTTTAGTGCTAGTAAAGGCTGGCAGTAATCAAGCCTTTGTTTCTATGTGTTCGAGCTCGCCTCACAAAGCCCATCAACAGCCTCCTGAAATGAAATGGCATCTTATTCAGTATTCTCATCACAGACAGGGATACTGAGCGGAGCATGGAGAGTGAGGCAAGCTGTTGCCAGGAATAGTTGGAACAGAGGATGACACAAAACAGCTCAGAGCTCCTAAAACGTAGTAAAatggcatttttattttaaatacacttcCATGTACCATATGTAAATTACAGATATGTCATTTTTCTGCTATATCAgacatataatatttaaaagatAAAGCCTCAACGCGCTTAAACCGTGTCATTTGTCAGTTAGCATAAAAAAGCTCAAATGGTTGGCCATTTATCATTACACTTACAATACACAACTTCACCATTATCACAattcattatttaataaaaatacaccCTCGCTATAATTTGACGTTTAAAAGGTACTTTGTACAACAACCTAACACTATATTATAACAAACACATCACCGTGGCATTTGGGTAAGATCACTTTTGAGTGAACATAATCGGAGGAAGATCCAGAGAGAGAGGAAGTCACCCCTTTAATAAAATTATCACATAGGCTACATTAAAATAGTGGATTAGAAACGTGAAATTCACTCAGATATGTAATATTTCTCCCGTTTTATTTGACAAGAACAGCCTCACCAGTTAAGAGCAGTCTAGTATCAAAACACTATGATCTTGGCGGTGAATGACGGGCTTTTTTCATTGTGAATGTACCGTCTAAGACGGCAAATAAGCGAAAGTTATGATAAAGGCCGACAGGAGATAAATACATTCCAGGGATTTTACGCCGTTTAAATTATCACAGAACACAGAAAGACGACTAATAAGTgacaaatacaatttattttaagtgCAGATAACTGATGAGATGCTTGCAATAATGAAGCCAGTTCACGCACGCGAACTGTACAACTCAAACAAAAGTCAAGAAACGATCGACACATATTCGTATTATTCAACTACTGCGGTGATTACAGCTATCCACCTCATATACGATAAAAAAAGATCAATGAAAAGTCCAGGCAGGACTCATTTGACTGATCAATACATGATTATTCGACTGTTCACACCTGAATCAATTTAAGTTAAAGGACCCGCCTGTTATTTCTtgatatagaaatataaatgcACATCGGGAGATCACGCAAAATTGCGTTTGGGTTAAACGAAGCCATTTCAATATCGGAATAAAACAAGCacgggggggaaaaaaagtcatttcacTTTAAAAATCACAACCAATACAAATTCGGTTCGTTTTGAAAGGCAGTGACACGCACCTCCATGGTGGCCCTGATTTAATGATAAGACCTACTGACAACcaaaataataatcatcaaAAACTCTATAATTGTTTGTTCTACGACATACTTGTTAAgttatgacatatttaaactgtCTGAACGTTCAATTTGAAGCAGTCACGCTGAGAATAAAGCACATGGAAGCACGTCACTGTCTGGTGCGCGAGCAGACCTCACGTCCCCCGAATACTAAAACACACGCTTACGTCAACATAACATCTCCACATGTGTAAAGATGAACATAAACAGCCATATCCATCAGGTGCCCTGAAGCCTGCACAACGCTGACAGCCACACTTTTACTTTTCGGTGCACTCTCACAATTCACCTTCACTTGAAGCAACAGTAGAAACACTGTAACTTGATGTGATGCTGAGCGCAAACACATCTGATCAACACAACGCGGATTCTCTCTTAATGTGAACATTTCCCCAAAGTGAAAACACGCAGACAGATGGGTCTCTCAGGAGCTGTGGGTGTTTTAAAGGTGCGCGCCTGTACTCACCTGTGTTGCACGTTTGGCTTCCGAGCGTGCGGTTATTAGGACTGTAGCATAGTAACGCAGTTCACAGTACCCGCTCTCTCTCACGCGCACTAACTCCTCTCTGCTCGCCGCTTAGCAAATCAACACGGCGGTGACGTCAGCGCACATCCTCGCCGGAGTCCTGACAAACACTGCTAAAGTGAGACACCTAGGGGGCTGTCGAATATAGGCCAGCGTGTCTGGGACACTATCTATCACAGCGTTTGGACTTTAATCATTAACCTTCAAGCATCATCACCTTTGCTACTACTTCTACAACCAACTAACTTCTCAATGAGGGCTGCACCGACTGCaatataaaagtaaatatttagACCATTACAAACCAACAAGTGCAATATCCACTATTTTTACACATTCTTGTATGAAACGATTATGTTCGTAAacgtaaatgtgtttttttgtctGTAATTCTTGTCTAGCTGTTATATTTCTGAGtaaactctaaaaaataaacattccaAAAGGGAGTTCTTCAtggaaccttaaagggttagttcacccaaaaatgaaaattctgtcattt includes the following:
- the zbtb16a gene encoding zinc finger and BTB domain-containing protein 16-A isoform X2, which codes for MDLTKMGMIQLQNPNHPNALLHKANQMRLAGTLCDVVIMVDSQEFHAHRTVLACTSKMFEILFHRNSQHYTLDFLSPKTFQQILEYAYTATLQAKVEDLDDLLYAAEILEIEYLEEQCLKILETIQSSDENDTEVNMNDGGTEDDEERKGRHGRNQVGSKKHSVEESGYVSAAQQALALPGMVDQSPSVSTSFGLSTMSPTKAAVDSLMSIGQSLLQSTMHPGVGAEQPLHGNSHPMMGEIKTEMMQVDESGEHESSKAMESSGSSNGERSGESDKNRDGPGTPTRSSVITSARELHYVREEGVGDQQAEVSQMGLEAMAGMTEKHLASLYGIPPNHKNEAMLSMPASMASSLHMSPALAMSMDFSAYGGLLPQSFIQREFFNKLGELAAGMKPDGRGPNERCNVCGAELPDNEAVEQHRKLHSGMKTYGCELCGKRFLDSLRLRMHLLSHSAGEKAIVCDQCGAQFQKEDALEAHRQIHTGSDMAIFCLLCGKRFQTQTALQQHMEVHAGVRSYICSECNRTFPSHTALKRHLRSHTGDHPFECEFCGSCFRDESTLKGHKRIHTGEKPYECNGCGKKFSLKHQLETHYRVHTGEKPFECKLCHQRSRDYSAMIKHLRTHNGASPYQCTICLEYCPSLSAMQKHMKGHKPEDIPPDWRIEKTYLYLCYV
- the zbtb16a gene encoding zinc finger and BTB domain-containing protein 16-A isoform X1, coding for MDLTKMGMIQLQNPNHPNALLHKANQMRLAGTLCDVVIMVDSQEFHAHRTVLACTSKMFEILFHRNSQHYTLDFLSPKTFQQILEYAYTATLQAKVEDLDDLLYAAEILEIEYLEEQCLKILETIQSSDENDTEVNMNDGGTEDDEERKGRHGRNQVGSKKHSVEESGYVSAAQQALALPGMVDQSPSVSTSFGLSTMSPTKAAVDSLMSIGQSLLQSTMHPGVGAEQPLHGNSHPMMGEIKTEMMQVDESGEHESSKAMESSGSSNGERSGESDKNRDGPGTPTRSSVITSARELHYVREEGVGDQQAEVSQMGLEAMAGMTEKHLASLYGIPPNHKNEAMLSMPASMASSLHMSPALAMSMDFSAYGGLLPQSFIQREFFNKLGELAAGMKPDGRGPNERCNVCGAELPDNEAVEQHRKLHSGMKTYGCELCGKRFLDSLRLRMHLLSHSAGEKAIVCDQCGAQFQKEDALEAHRQIHTGSDMAIFCLLCGKRFQTQTALQQHMEVHAGVRSYICSECNRTFPSHTALKRHLRSHTAGDHPFECEFCGSCFRDESTLKGHKRIHTGEKPYECNGCGKKFSLKHQLETHYRVHTGEKPFECKLCHQRSRDYSAMIKHLRTHNGASPYQCTICLEYCPSLSAMQKHMKGHKPEDIPPDWRIEKTYLYLCYV